From the Maioricimonas rarisocia genome, one window contains:
- a CDS encoding class I SAM-dependent methyltransferase → MSGQRAISGAEAGQAVYTPRVLRIYDLLVHGVSNPWIWRCPTPKLVELYDRCASGRHLDVGVGTGYFLDRCRFPVEQPEIVLMDLNEDCLEAAAERIRRYGPTTVHCDVLEPVPDDLGRFDSIGLMYLLHCLPGTIEEKACVFDHLKPLLASGGCLFGATLLSEGVRRGVAARYLMSAYNRKQIFTNQADSLDGLRTALESRFSNVEIQTTGCAALFVART, encoded by the coding sequence ATGAGTGGACAGCGGGCAATCTCCGGGGCCGAGGCAGGGCAGGCCGTCTACACCCCGCGTGTTCTCCGCATTTACGATCTGCTGGTCCACGGCGTGTCGAATCCGTGGATCTGGCGGTGTCCAACGCCAAAGCTGGTGGAGCTTTACGATCGGTGTGCGAGCGGCCGGCACCTCGATGTCGGTGTGGGGACCGGGTACTTTCTTGATCGGTGCCGGTTTCCCGTCGAGCAGCCGGAAATCGTCCTGATGGACCTCAACGAGGACTGTCTGGAGGCCGCCGCCGAGCGAATTCGCCGATATGGGCCGACGACGGTCCACTGTGATGTTCTCGAACCGGTGCCGGATGACCTGGGCCGGTTCGATTCGATCGGACTGATGTATCTGCTGCACTGCCTGCCGGGAACGATCGAAGAGAAGGCGTGCGTGTTCGATCACCTCAAGCCGCTGCTGGCTTCGGGCGGCTGCCTGTTCGGTGCGACGCTGCTGTCAGAAGGTGTCCGCCGTGGCGTCGCGGCGCGATACCTGATGTCGGCCTACAACCGCAAGCAGATTTTCACGAATCAGGCGGACAGTCTGGACGGCCTGCGAACCGCGCTCGAGTCCCGCTTCTCGAACGTCGAGATCCAAACCACCGGGTGCGCGGCGCTGTTTGTCGCCCGGACGTGA